Proteins co-encoded in one Phycodurus eques isolate BA_2022a chromosome 21, UOR_Pequ_1.1, whole genome shotgun sequence genomic window:
- the zc2hc1a gene encoding zinc finger C2HC domain-containing protein 1A — protein sequence MMDEFGDGEALPVGELSQCNTCKRMFFLKVLERHSKICQKSTSKRRKVFDSSRQRAAGTDIPTLKPLKPKAEPPRKPSNWRKKREDLISALHASRASMRAMKKGAPLPPPPPPSYDPDLIQCPYCQRRFNENSAEGHIKFCQDQASRMGNRNKLSNAKKTPARAQYKPPTPVKKVNSAVSTIPSASSRLPQRSGLAQTTGVPSSKASSAASMRTNTSGITSPASGVGMKGRVMGSGYGSLRNTTPGRGPLNKKKQEDTCITRDDVNGSNDVDNDEKKSKFCHSCGTRYPVESAKFCCECGIRRMCI from the exons ATGATGGACGAATTCGGAG ATGGGGAAGCCCTTCCTGTTGGAGAGCTGTCTCAGTGTAATACCTGTAAAAGAATGTTCTTTCTGAAAGTCCTG GAGAGGCATTCCAAGATCTGCCAAAAGTCAACATCGAAACGGAGGAAGGTTTTTGATTCCAGCAGGCAAAGAGCGGCTGGCACGGACATCCCCACCCTCAAACCCCTTAAACCAAAG GCAGAGCCCCCAAGGAAGCCGTCCAATTGGCGCAAGAAACGCGAGGACCTAATCTCAGCCCTCCACGCATCCAGAGCCAGCATGAGGGCCATGAAGAAAGGTGCACCTTtgcccccgcctcctcctccttcataTGACCCAG ACCTAATCCAGTGTCCCTATTGTCAGCGGCGGTTCAACGAAAATTCCGCTGAAGGACATATTAAGTTCTGCCAGGATCAGGCTTCCAGGATGGGTAACAGGAACAAGTTGTCCAATGCCAAGAAAACTCCTGCTCGCGCACAG TACAAGCCCCCCACTCCTGTCAAGAAGGTCAACTCTGCAGTGTCAACCATCCCTTCGGCCTCCTCCCGTCTCCCTCAGAGATCAGGCCTTGCTCAGACGACTG GAGTGCCTTCCAGTAAGGCCTCCTCTGCAGCTTCTATGAGGACAAACACATCTGGGATCACGAGCCCTGCTTCTGG TGTGGGAATGAAAGGTCGAGTAATGGGCTCGGGATACGGTTCTCTGAGGAACACTACGCCCGGAAGAGGCCCGCTCAACAAGAAGAAACAGGAAGACACTTGCATAACGAG GGATGACGTCAACGGCAGTAACGATGTGGACAACGATGAGAAAAAGAGCAAGTTTTGTCACTCATGTGGGACCAGGTACCCCGTAGAATCTGCAAAGTTTTGCTGTGAGTGTGGCATCAGAAGGATGTGTATCTAA